CCATTCTTCTTTAAAAACAAAGGTTGGTaggagctagagcgaaaaaaatcgtggaaaCGTCCCCTTTTCGAGGATCAATATCTTTCCTCCAGGAGCATTTCCAGTGCTAAAGATGTTTCCGAGCAACTTTCAACTTCCAAATACACGTCTTCACAATAATTTTAATCGAAATcctcttacattttttttcaccatcaacCCTAATATTATAGTATATTGACGTACTAACCTTGTTTGAAACACTGCTGGAGTTTCGCGTTGGCTTTTTTACGCTTGGGAgatgttttttctgttttgcagATCGAGTAATACGACCTTGACCGgagttttcttgattttttgagcatCCTGCTCGCGCCTCTGCGTTATAACGACTCTCAAACGACTTTTCTGAAGAAGGAATGGTAGAATTTGGAGATTGACTATCTTCGTCAGAATTTTCCGGTTCCGAAGGCgttactgaaaaataaaaattggaattaaaaatGAGGTAAGTATATGTAACTAATGGTACACATGTATTCtttgaagaactgaaaaaataatttatttttaatagaatCTTGTTCAtccctcaattttaaaatattcgtaCTCATCTACCTATTCACTAGGTGCGtagtcaaattcaaaaaaaaaaaaaaaaacaatcaaaaatgccaaaaaattgactaccCAGGTGCTAACCTTTTTCGAAATGTTGCACAGGTGGATCCTCTGTACTGCCAGGACTACCATTCGTATTTTCTGAAGAAGACGTAGTCAAAGGGTGGCGATTATTTTCAGTTACATTTCTGGAAGTTTCTGCGTTCgttactgaaaaaaatacacgtgtAAGCCCAACAGCATGTTCCTTCTAATGACAGCATAATAATTCtaaatacatacgtattatAATTTCTTACTCACCTCTTATGGAAAATGGTTTAAGGATTGCCTTCGCATTTTGAAGACGGTCGGTAGATATTTCTCCGGGAGAAATGGTCGAATTTACAGAGTGATTATCTTCGGCAGTCTTTTCGGTAGGTTCATCGAGCATAACTGAAAATACAGAAATACAATAATATACATTTACCTATCCACTCCGCATTGTTTATTCTTCTCTTATAGTACGGCATATGCCAATAGAGATAATTACTCCTCCCCCTTCagtcctctgggacaacttttctcTTGAACGGGGACATCCTAAGTAACATTTTAACGCATACTTGCAAAAAAAGGTTGACCTTaaaaacaaaatggcggccCATAATatgattaacaggtcagccgaaagcGCGGATTTTGCTTCCCAATACTTTCATAAGACTCGCGAGAAAACcaccatccaaaatttcaagtgctgcagcgcatttttcgatttttgaagaaatttttgaaaatcaaatttaagccaaaaatgagggaaaaaatcaaaatttttccaaattgaccgagagagttgaaatttgagatatactctACTTTCGACCgatcaaatcgattggaaacgggttcaaaccgttttgagcagttttagagCCACCAgcaaatttctaaaacttgaaatttccacagaatttcattaaatgaaatttgacatctGAAATTCAAGCTGCACTCCAAATTAAACACgccattaagtcgactgctggtgagtgtgagtcattttgtagcctccagcgactttttaaatttttttggagcacATTTCTGAGacttggaatttccacaaaatttgatcaaatgtaGTTTGAATGCAGAAACTTtcttggatttccaactccatttgatgaaattctatagacatttcaagattcaaaaatctactggagactccagtagttttcgaaaaatcaccggaggttccaaaacgacttgaaatccacctgcagtcgacttcatagtatACTAAAAtaagtttacagaatgaatttcgtttttccaaCTGCTTgtgacaaaattttatgaacattgcaagtttcaaaaaaccactggaggctccagaactgctgaaaactaatttgaaaccgtttcttaTCGATTCGGCcggtcaaaaatataatttccaGCTTTGTTTggttaattttatgaaaatttcgaacattagaaaatctgctggaggctccagtaatttcaaaaaagtcgctgggggctccaaaacaacttcaAGTCTACATGGGTATACTGAAAtaagtttacagaataaatacGGTTTTTTCAACTGcttgtgataaaattttgtgaaaatttcaagtttcaaaaatccgctggaggctccagaactgctaaaaaataatttgaaaccgCTTCTAATCGATTAAGCagataaaaaatgagatttacagctctgtttagaaaatttttatggaaatttcgagtattaaaaaatctgctggaagcaacagtattttccaaaaagtcactggagcctccagaactgctaaaaataatttgaagacgtttccaatcgattcggcaggtCAATAAAaggatttccagctctgtttagtaaaattgtatggaaatttcaagcattaaaaaatctgctgggagCCACCAGTAATTTCCaataagtcgctggaggctccaaaataacttaaaATCTACATGCAGTCGACATCCTAGCGTATTTAATCaagttttcagaataatttcggctttccaactgtttgtgataaaattttgtgaaaatttcaagtttcaaaaatccgctggaggctccagaattactaataaataaattaaaaccgtttacaatcgatttggcaggtcaaaaataggattcCCAGCTCTGTTTAGTAAAAttgtatggaaatttcgagcattgaaaaatctactggaggcaccagtaatttccaaaaagtcgctggaggctccaaaacaacttgaaatatacctgcagtcgacttcatggtgtattgaaattacaTAGTTTatcacagaatgaatttcagcctcCCGACCACTTCTGATAGgtaaaatttgtagaaatttcaagtttcaaaaatcccctggagactccagaactactTAAAATAGTTCGAAatagttttcaatcgattcggatGGACGAAAATACggtatttgccaaattttagctctctaggtcaatttggtgaaattttaatttttcccctcaGTTTTggcttcttgattttttttaattcactaaaaatcgaaaaatgcacctttgcacatgaaattttggccggtgatgaatttttacatgctctttcaatctataTTAATctagctcaaaaattttcctggGGTCTTATGTTAgaaaaaatctgcgatttcggctgatttGACAATCAAAATAGCCATAATTTTGTTAATAAGGCCAAcgtttttctggaaattttacattaaaatgtcCCTTAGAATGTCCCCACATTTTTCACAAACTAATAACGTAATTACTACTAACCTTCTTCGGTAAATAGTTCAGGTTTTACTTCTACTTTCTGAGGATCGTCGATCGATATTTCTAGGGAAGGCATACTTGAATCCGAAAGATAACCATCTTCGGTAATCTGTTCGGCAGATCCTACAAGCGTATCTGAAAAACGAGAGTTCAGAGTTGTTTATTTCTCTAATaagaaagtacatatttactgATCCTTATATTTTCCCAGTCAGTTAAACATGATTGAATCAAATAACAAATGCGCTATCTCTTTCCTCTcttcattttccaacaattaatttaaaaaaaaaaaaaaatgttctgaacTAATACTAAACATCTACTGACCTTTTACAGAACGTTGATCAGTTCGTGGCTCCGTAATACGAAGATTGTGTCTTGAATTTTCTGAAGAAGCGTTCATCGATGAAGTCGAGTTTTGACTATCTCTCGCAACATTTCCGGCAGTATTTGCTCGTGTAactaaacaataaaaaaaggaacagaaaattaaaataaaaacaatcgaatatttttttttactaaaaataacgAGACATTTTGAAGAAGAATATATCTAATAAGAACTACGATGATACTAACCGAAGCACTCTTCAACCTGTtgcttgatttcatttttaatgttaGCAACAGTATCTTCGAGACTAGAACATCGTATTTTTAATCTGAAGATATCGGTTCGTAAATTTTTCTCTATCAGTTGAAACTTTCCAAGTATCACGTTTTTCTTCGATGTCGATTTCGCTGCCTTAGGAGGAATGGTGTTCTGATTATTCGTAATATCTTTAAAATTCCTGCACGATCGTTTATTACGAGCATCGGCGGTGGTAGTGTTTCCTgaatcaaaaccaaaattatcaaattatatCGTGGTTATCGAAGATGACGAGTATGATgataaataatatattttacttCGAAAGTTCGAGCTGCACGTGGTATTTTGCGAtgcatttttattcaatgttgGCTTTGGTCGTAACGTTGGGACACTTGTCGGGTTCAATACTTTACGTTTCGTAGAGATTTGGTAGTCTTCGGATTTGAAGTGTCTATCACAAAGGCGAAAATGTGGTtttatttgatttaaatttatatCACAAAACTTCGCCCACTGCTGTCGAATATCAACATTAATCGGGAaactagaatttgaaaattgaagcaaatGAGAATGACGAATCAATACACAGGCACACAACTTTACTAGGTACTCATGTAATACagtaattacctgaaaaattcataGGCTGAGATGAAGCCACAAGCAAAGCATAGGTCTTCATTTTTCGTACATTGCTCTTCGTCTTCGGTATCGCTTTGAATTTCGTAAGGCTCGTTGctattacaaaataaataacaacAGATTAggaacaaaaaatgtaaaaatgcaaTCGTTTTTCAACCTTGTTGACTTACTTTTCTTGATCAGACGGATAAACATCACTTTCGATCTTACAggatatattattttgaaattggttcGAGGTAACATGATCACTGGAAGTTCCAAGAATGCCTTGTCCGgatttctttttagaaaaactaTCAAATAAATGCATATTGTTAACGCACGTGTCGATATAGCTATTTAAGGGGGTTTCATCACAACTGTCTTTTCTTTTTCGCGACATTATTATTCAAATTGCAATACACGATCTCTTCgtttaaaaaagtaacaaacTGTTGCATGAATTGACGAAGTTGATAGTTTCTTTATCAATTTATGTTCGCCGGGTTCGCGCCGAGAAGTGAGAAGAGAAAGAGATACAAGGTGAGGAGACGTGCCTTGTGCCTTGTGCCAGTTGTGCGCTTTGTTGTTCGCAGTACACTAGCGCTCCGGAGATCGCCGTTTTAACTAAGAACATTTCAGGAACCGAaacgtaattcgaaaaaatcaaaaaaaaaatcactataacTGGTTGACTAGGTTGACTGCAACGATTTTTTGAAGTGATTggtcaattttaaatgtttgatAGTATATAGCAAACTAGCAAAGTATGAACAACTCAGAAAACTAGGATGGAACTGTCTAGTCAGTCTAGACTCTAGTGTCTATCTctattggaaaatttaaaaattaaaatcctcGAATTCCTCGGGATtgagatttgaatttgatttgagGGTCTCCTAAAATATTAAGTAGAgtaaaagagtttttttttttactacctactATAAACTTCACCTTCATACTGTCCCCGTCCATTACCTATGTATCTTGGAAGtacacaaaaccttttttgaaaaatgtgataatcattcaaaaatatgaaaaaatgataagacaatcaaaaaacgacaaaaagagaaaatgtctcattcgcgtaaaattttgcacagactgcttggtttattgaaaagtacctaccaagaattaatcggaaattctcaaaattgaatgatgatttgtcaaaactgcagaaattatcataaaaatcgtcaaaattgagccaaaaaaaaaaaaacagttttcattttcaaaattcaaagtacaaattaacctaaaaaagttgaaaaaaaacctcaaagaCCACAAAAATCCTTTTTCGATTCCACTTTAGGCATCACGTTGATGcttctcaatttattttcaatttttgtcgttttttgatggtctatcattttttcatattattgaattaagtattttcacatttttcaaaaaaaggttttgtgtacttccaagatacatatgtcattcaaaattgaatttttaaaaaatgaaatgaaaatttttttgaaaacatgaaaaaagtaggtacctacatagaagcaatctgatgaaattttcaaatttatgaaatcctaaaatgttgtacaaaagttgaatcatgtaccctatcagcgatctgagggcatattgatgattctaaatttaacccctcgactacatTTATACAACTTACTACATCGATATGTCCCCCTACAAAACATCTTTTGTgcataaattcgcggaaacgttttcctgacaccttaaaatcagcaatttttgtactttcaaggaCTTGATGCCGACGTAAGCGaccaccgagaaaaaaaaacgaactccacagggagattcagcatctcaaactctacaaattgagtgctactcgtaaattttaaaaatcggttttggagctttaaacctgaaaaacgtgaattttttagctaaaatggccccactttgaggccacgtggctcagccccatgaTGCCGCggggagctaaaaatttttttggggtggtttcaactcaaaaggaaccacatatgtgaatttcagacaattctgagacctacgttttttttttcgacccgccctatTATCCAACCAAACTAaggtttgatattttgaaatgaagacAAAATGTAAATGATAGGTACGGTACCAGCATTTTgtgaaatattgcaaaatgaaGAAGTgcccaaaaatttgcaaattatgTAACTGAAAATTGTGAGATGAAcgtatgaaatcaaaaatgaaaacaagctAGGTCCGGGAGACCTGTCAAGAGGGTTCCCCagatttggagaaaaaaacgaacctattttttttttagaattttttatttaaggtgcactgggggaagtcagaaccgGTTTTCACTATATattatcgcacctcgggagtaataaggttacatctcaaaaaagtgaaattttacaggagagtgattttctttttttttaaaaacttgattcattatttttatcaacttataattacttgtgaggaatgaatagcacctcattttaaagatctggtattctaccttcatttagcataagaagttaagaacactttgaaaaataacatcttaaagaggaaatatttcaatgtttggaaaacattttgagttataacctttcattaaagttgatgtggaggcgaaaggaagcgtccaaaaaaatttcatgcccacaaagttgtagagaattaaatttctaatcgaCAGAATGTCGTTAgcttttttctagagtgcttagtttttgagtttttctcaaaaaacttaaATTTCATTAGATATGTGTgcaatgcactccttgtgactatttctaactgacaaacattcaaaatactTAATCAAAACTGGTTGTTaacattttgtatgtaggtacgaaatatgctcaaaaaaggaggaattttttgagatgtatacccttataactccaaacaacttgcaatgttgttgggattttgagttaggccatttgcgttttttacaagatcttgATAATGTatccaactcaaagtgttatttttagttgaggggggtcatacaaaccctaaaaatgcaaaaatgtcaaaatcagaaaaactaacgacattatgtcgattggaaatttaattctctactctttgagaacttgaaattttttttggacgcttcctttcgcctccagatcattTTGATGAAAGGTTACTGTAACCGTATATTTGAGATTTCGATttcgtatacctacgtatatgaATGCTCTTTTGGGTAACAATCTTTTTCCCTTCCCCCCTCGCCGCTCGCTATCTTTCACTCGCGACGTCTTTGTATCCTGCCTCCAGTTCCGATGTCCGATTTCTATCTTCTTTCTTTTCC
This region of Planococcus citri chromosome 5, ihPlaCitr1.1, whole genome shotgun sequence genomic DNA includes:
- the LOC135849082 gene encoding uncharacterized protein LOC135849082 isoform X12, which produces MSRKRKDSCDETPLNSYIDTCVNNMHLFDSFSKKKSGQGILGTSSDHVTSNQFQNNISCKIESDVYPSDQENNEPYEIQSDTEDEEQCTKNEDLCFACGFISAYEFFSFPINVDIRQQWAKFCDINLNQIKPHFRLCDRHFKSEDYQISTKRKVLNPTSVPTLRPKPTLNKNASQNTTCSSNFRRNTTTADARNKRSCRNFKDITNNQNTIPPKAAKSTSKKNVILGKFQLIEKNLRTDIFRLKIRCSSLEDTVANIKNEIKQQVEECFVTRANTAGNVARDSQNSTSSMNASSENSRHNLRITEPRTDQRSVKDTLVGSAEQITEDGYLSDSSMPSLEISIDDPQKVEVKPELFTEEVMLDEPTEKTAEDNHSVNSTISPGEISTDRLQNAKAILKPFSIRVTNAETSRNVTENNRHPLTTSSSENTNGSPGSTEDPPVQHFEKVTPSEPENSDEDSQSPNSTIPSSEKSFESRYNAEARAGCSKNQENSGQGRITRSAKQKKHLPSVKKPTRNSSSVSNKMQFGFQL
- the LOC135849082 gene encoding zinc finger protein 37-like isoform X2; this encodes MSRKRKDSCDETPLNSYIDTCVNNMHLFDSFSKKKSGQGILGTSSDHVTSNQFQNNISCKIESDVYPSDQENNEPYEIQSDTEDEEQCTKNEDLCFACGFISAYEFFSFPINVDIRQQWAKFCDINLNQIKPHFRLCDRHFKSEDYQISTKRKVLNPTSVPTLRPKPTLNKNASQNTTCSSNFRRNTTTADARNKRSCRNFKDITNNQNTIPPKAAKSTSKKNVILGKFQLIEKNLRTDIFRLKIRCSSLEDTVANIKNEIKQQVEECFVTRANTAGNVARDSQNSTSSMNASSENSRHNLRITEPRTDQRSVKDTLVGSAEQITEDGYLSDSSMPSLEISIDDPQKVEVKPELFTEEVMLDEPTEKTAEDNHSVNSTISPGEISTDRLQNAKAILKPFSIRVTNAETSRNVTENNRHPLTTSSSENTNGSPGSTEDPPVQHFEKVTPSEPENSDEDSQSPNSTIPSSEKSFESRYNAEARAGCSKNQENSGQGRITRSAKQKKHLPSVKKPTRNSSSVSNKAKIQMWDSFSYCCDICGTKFSYKRDWTRHQEEHAKPFYCQVCDKQFADKIRFIKHRFTHSEEKPFKCRICDAQFKYNVNKMAHERVHVEGARFECDVCGKKLSRKHDLIRHLRVHSGVKPFSCQTCSKSFAQKGELTVHLRTHTKEKPFKCRICNKQFSQQGSKARHERMHVEGPRFECAHCGNKFRWKSTLANHIASKCAYKFQ
- the LOC135849082 gene encoding zinc finger protein 184-like isoform X5, with amino-acid sequence MSRKRKDSCDETPLNSYIDTCVNNMHLFDSFSKKKSGQGILGTSSDHVTSNQFQNNISCKIESDVYPSDQENNEPYEIQSDTEDEEQCTKNEDLCFACGFISAYEFFSFPINVDIRQQWAKFCDINLNQIKPHFRLCDRHFKSEDYQISTKRKVLNPTSVPTLRPKPTLNKNASQNTTCSSNFRRNTTTADARNKRSCRNFKDITNNQNTIPPKAAKSTSKKNVILGKFQLIEKNLRTDIFRLKIRCSSLEDTVANIKNEIKQQVEECFVTRANTAGNVARDSQNSTSSMNASSENSRHNLRITEPRTDQRSVKDTLVGSAEQITEDGYLSDSSMPSLEISIDDPQKVEVKPELFTEEVMLDEPTEKTAEDNHSVNSTISPGEISTDRLQNAKAILKPFSIRVTNAETSRNVTENNRHPLTTSSSENTNGSPGSTEDPPVQHFEKVTPSEPENSDEDSQSPNSTIPSSEKSFESRYNAEARAGCSKNQENSGQGRITRSAKQKKHLPSVKKPTRNSSSVSNKVKVQMRDSLPYCCDICGTKFSYERDWTRHQGEHSKPFHCKVCDKQFTYKRRFIAHGLTHSEKKTYKCRTCDARFKNYPSKWRHELVHVERPGFECADCGKVLSYKGNLIRHLQVHSGVKPFSCQTCSKSFALKDHLTSHQRAHSEEKPFSCRICNLQFRYQGDKAKHERFHVEGPRFECAHCGNKFRTKQNLATHISSECT